The genomic stretch TTGTGTGATCAGACTTTGCGGACGAACTCGGACTTCAGTTTCATGGCGCCGATGCCGTCGATCTTGCAGTCGATGTCGTGGTCGCCATCGCACAGGCGGATGTTCTTGACCTTGGTGCCGACCTTGACCACCAGGGACGAACCTTTGACCTTGAGGTCCTTGATCACGGTGACGGTGTCACCGTCCTGCAGGATGTTGCCGACCGAGTCCTTTTTCACCACCTCGTCGCTGGTCGCCTCGGCATCGCCGCTGGCCGACCACTCGTGGGCGCATTCAGGGCAGATCAGCTGAGTGCCATCCTCATAGGTGTATTCGGAGTTGCATTTTGGGCAGGGTGGCAGAGTGCTCACTTCGGTTCCTCAAACAAACAGACGGGCGGTTAAAAGCCCACATTGTAAAAGGTATTTTCCCGGAAGTGATTATGTCCGGACAAAAGCATCGCGGGCAAGCCTGCTCCCCACAGATGGTGTAGGAGCGGGCTTGCCCGCGAATGAAGACGACTCGGTCTGTCAGTGCGTACGCGCGACCGCAAATTCGCTCAGTTCAACCAGCGCATCCCGGTATTCACTGGCAGGCAGCACTTCGAGGCAGGCGATGGCACGCTTCACGTAATCGCGCGCCAGCTCGGCGGTGTACTTCAGCGCACCCGATTCCTCGACCGCGACGCGAATCTGTTCCAGATCTTCCAGGCCACCCTTCTGGATCGCCTGGCGTACCAGCGCCGCCTGCTCGGCAGTGCCTTCGCGCATGGTGTAGATCAGCGGCAGGGTAGGCTTGCCCTCGGCCAGGTCGTCACCGACGTTCTTGCCCAAGGTCTGCGAGTCGCCCTTGTAGT from Pseudomonas putida encodes the following:
- a CDS encoding alkylphosphonate utilization protein, translating into MSTLPPCPKCNSEYTYEDGTQLICPECAHEWSASGDAEATSDEVVKKDSVGNILQDGDTVTVIKDLKVKGSSLVVKVGTKVKNIRLCDGDHDIDCKIDGIGAMKLKSEFVRKV